A stretch of the Calypte anna isolate BGI_N300 chromosome 21, bCalAnn1_v1.p, whole genome shotgun sequence genome encodes the following:
- the RPL22 gene encoding 60S ribosomal protein L22: MAPAKKPAVKGGKKKKQVLKFTLDCTHPVEDGIMDAANFEQFLQERIKVNGKAGNLGGGVVTIERSKSKITVTSEVPFSKRYLKYLTKKYLKKNNLRDWLRVVANSKESYELRYFQINQDEEEEEEED, from the exons AAGAAGCCAGCAGTGAAAGGtggcaaaaaaaagaagcaggtgTTGAAGTTCACCCTGGACTGCACCCACCCGGTGGAGGATGGCATCATGGACGCCGCCAATTTT GAGCAGTTCCTGCAGGAAAGGATCAAGGTGaatggaaaagcaggaaaccTGGGTGGGGGCGTGGTGACCATCGAGAGGAGCAAGAGCAAGATCACGGTCACGTCAGAGGTCCCGTTCTCCAAGAG GTACTTGAAGTACCTCACCAAGAAGTACCTGAAGAAGAACAACCTGCGGGACTGGCTGCGTGTGGTGGCCAACAGCAAGGAGAGCTACGAGCTGCGTTATTTCCAGATCAACCaggacgaggaggaggaggaagaggaggattgA